The Clostridium septicum genome contains a region encoding:
- a CDS encoding HAMP domain-containing sensor histidine kinase, whose amino-acid sequence MKIKFKITLGISSILIILGIVLNISIRNVLISNLEKGVNSSLSELMNSTRETIKYRLTIDDSLLKEDLLRRESEYLIKYISLNYECRVEIQDMTGNTYSSNIINIYEEIENGISIARTGQAIINLKYTSYGMLGILSYPIYVNNRYLGILTIVKNYDSSYFEYIHTANFLTLIEIIIFIIIFLLCYFITNRTTKPISSLTSAVKEIGNGNYDISISTKGTDEVAILSQEFIKMKDKIQEQISTINAEKDKVFTLEKSRKQFFDNVTHEIKTPLTSISGYAEMIKDNITDDEEFKKRAIERIYSESERLHLLVLDLIDVSKGISNVQSPPDKIDMYPLIKQICEDMNIKAEKYNLKILYNLEIGSISGHQNKIRELLINILDNAIKHSIGIDDILVNSYIKENYYYIEVINKAVPIPDKIYNSIFDPFVKSPKSKELQSSGLGLYLCNEIIKEHFGEISIQNGETIIVKIKIPCL is encoded by the coding sequence ATGAAAATAAAATTTAAAATTACATTAGGAATTTCATCTATCTTAATAATACTTGGAATAGTTTTAAATATATCTATTAGAAATGTATTAATATCTAATTTAGAAAAAGGTGTTAATTCTTCACTAAGTGAATTAATGAATAGTACTAGAGAAACTATAAAATATAGATTAACAATTGATGACTCTTTACTTAAAGAAGATTTGCTTCGTAGGGAATCTGAATATTTAATTAAATATATTTCTCTTAATTATGAATGTAGAGTAGAAATTCAAGATATGACTGGAAATACCTATTCTTCTAATATAATCAATATCTATGAAGAAATAGAAAATGGAATATCCATAGCCCGTACAGGGCAAGCCATTATAAATTTAAAATATACATCATATGGAATGCTTGGTATATTATCTTATCCTATTTATGTTAATAATAGATATTTAGGAATTCTAACTATTGTAAAAAACTATGATTCTTCTTACTTTGAATATATACACACAGCAAATTTTTTAACTCTAATAGAAATTATTATTTTTATAATAATTTTTTTATTATGCTATTTTATAACTAATAGAACTACTAAACCAATTTCTTCTTTAACATCTGCTGTTAAAGAAATTGGTAATGGTAACTATGATATATCAATCTCTACTAAAGGAACTGATGAAGTGGCTATTTTATCTCAAGAATTCATTAAGATGAAAGATAAAATACAAGAACAAATTTCTACCATTAATGCAGAAAAGGATAAAGTTTTTACTCTAGAAAAAAGTAGAAAACAATTTTTTGATAATGTAACTCATGAAATAAAAACTCCTCTTACTTCCATCAGTGGATATGCAGAAATGATTAAAGATAATATAACAGATGATGAAGAATTTAAAAAAAGAGCTATAGAAAGAATATATTCCGAAAGCGAAAGATTACATCTACTTGTACTGGATTTAATAGATGTATCTAAAGGAATATCTAATGTTCAATCGCCCCCAGATAAAATTGATATGTACCCACTTATTAAACAAATATGTGAAGATATGAATATAAAAGCTGAAAAATATAACTTAAAAATATTATATAATTTAGAAATTGGTTCAATTAGTGGTCATCAAAATAAAATCAGAGAATTACTTATAAATATATTAGACAATGCAATTAAACACTCTATAGGTATTGATGATATATTAGTTAACTCATATATCAAAGAAAATTATTATTATATAGAAGTAATAAATAAAGCTGTTCCTATTCCTGATAAGATATATAATTCTATTTTTGATCCATTTGTTAAATCTCCTAAATCTAAAGAACTTCAAAGTAGTGGTTTAGGGCTATATTTATGCAATGAAATTATAAAAGAACATTTTGGTGAAATTTCTATACAAAATGGAGAAACAATAATAGTAAAAATTAAAATTCCCTGTCTTTAG
- a CDS encoding tetratricopeptide repeat protein, with product MRKSITKKSGIILLVILLFTTLVSCGRVDKETVISSDVSEDIKVEEKMEENKLKSTIEEGNKYLSEGKFTDAKVAYEKAISMAKDNKDLYLQIKNKYIEANRLDDAYYIIRLAINNNTDVDNMKQILNDIQSKFEIITFSPIVYQEDNYELPTKVSTLINNEEIPITINWNGALANTSTPGEFNFQGFNEQYGKTFNLNLTVKPNIFDKEIGSIKSIYKSNGKTYIDIDLAEFFIDKEALDAALADGIDLPTRDDGSPYVLNRYYIRNNSPSIKTYELSDNTSFTLCECDKIFFGYDREPGNLSNTEFPVTLEEFEYYINKESSSYFSRTTLCWINIKNGIVYSIDKQYTP from the coding sequence ATGAGAAAATCTATAACTAAAAAATCTGGAATAATTCTATTAGTAATTCTATTATTTACTACTCTTGTGTCATGTGGTAGGGTTGATAAAGAAACTGTAATATCTTCTGATGTTAGTGAAGATATTAAGGTCGAAGAAAAAATGGAAGAAAATAAACTTAAAAGTACAATAGAAGAAGGAAATAAATATTTATCAGAAGGTAAATTTACAGACGCTAAGGTAGCATATGAAAAAGCTATCTCTATGGCAAAAGATAATAAAGATTTATATTTACAAATAAAAAATAAATATATTGAAGCTAATCGCTTAGATGATGCTTATTATATTATAAGACTTGCTATAAATAATAATACTGATGTTGATAACATGAAACAAATTTTAAATGATATACAATCAAAATTTGAAATTATAACTTTTTCACCAATAGTATATCAAGAGGACAACTACGAATTACCAACAAAAGTAAGTACACTAATTAATAATGAAGAAATTCCTATAACTATAAATTGGAATGGAGCTCTGGCTAATACTTCAACTCCTGGAGAATTTAATTTTCAAGGTTTTAATGAACAATATGGAAAAACCTTCAATTTAAATTTAACAGTAAAACCTAATATCTTTGATAAAGAAATTGGATCTATAAAAAGTATTTATAAATCTAATGGTAAAACTTATATAGATATTGATTTAGCTGAATTCTTTATAGATAAAGAAGCTTTAGATGCTGCTTTAGCTGATGGTATAGATTTACCTACACGTGATGATGGAAGTCCCTATGTATTAAATAGATATTATATAAGAAATAATTCTCCTAGTATTAAAACTTATGAATTATCTGATAATACATCATTTACTTTATGTGAATGTGATAAAATATTTTTTGGATATGATAGAGAGCCAGGAAATTTATCTAATACAGAGTTTCCTGTAACTTTGGAAGAGTTTGAATACTATATAAATAAAGAATCATCTAGTTATTTTTCCAGAACTACACTTTGCTGGATAAATATTAAAAACGGTATAGTTTATTCAATTGATAAACAATATACTCCTTAA
- the glcT gene encoding glucose PTS transporter transcription antiterminator GlcT, whose protein sequence is MGVVLKNDVIVIKSFNNNVVLVHDDGKEKILFDKGIGFGKKPGQYIAKGSSIQKVFIISQEENKRNFKELINRVEDDFIGVFEEALKEIELDLDEELDEKIHIGLIEHLTFAIKRLKNSQEIQNPFLIEVETLYKKEFELACKLAEKIGKHVNIGIPYGEIGFIALHIHSARNNGKLSNTVKYAFLSNSIVEEVEESLNIEIDRQSLDYARFLTHIRFTIERIMNNKSIQNTLVDVIQKKFEESYKISENVAEIISEELDKPVSEDEIAYLAMHIERFKISIEAKSN, encoded by the coding sequence ATGGGTGTAGTTTTAAAGAATGATGTAATTGTTATTAAGTCATTTAATAACAATGTGGTTTTGGTTCATGATGATGGTAAAGAAAAAATACTATTTGACAAGGGCATAGGATTTGGTAAAAAACCAGGACAATACATTGCAAAAGGCAGTAGTATACAGAAAGTATTTATTATCTCACAAGAAGAAAATAAAAGGAATTTTAAAGAATTAATAAATCGTGTTGAAGATGATTTTATAGGTGTATTTGAGGAAGCTTTAAAAGAGATAGAGTTAGATTTAGATGAAGAATTGGATGAAAAAATACATATAGGATTAATTGAACACTTAACATTTGCAATAAAAAGATTAAAAAATAGCCAAGAAATACAAAACCCATTTTTAATAGAAGTTGAAACTTTATATAAGAAAGAATTCGAATTAGCTTGTAAGTTAGCGGAGAAAATTGGAAAACATGTTAATATAGGAATTCCATATGGAGAAATCGGCTTTATAGCATTGCATATACATTCAGCAAGAAATAATGGAAAACTATCTAATACAGTAAAATATGCATTTTTAAGCAATAGCATAGTAGAGGAAGTAGAAGAAAGTTTAAATATAGAAATAGATAGGCAATCCTTAGATTATGCTAGATTCTTAACTCATATAAGATTTACTATAGAAAGAATAATGAATAATAAGAGTATTCAAAATACATTGGTAGATGTAATACAAAAAAAATTTGAAGAATCATATAAAATATCTGAAAATGTAGCTGAAATTATATCAGAAGAATTAGATAAACCAGTATCAGAAGATGAGATTGCATATTTAGCTATGCATATAGAAAGATTTAAAATATCAATAGAAGCAAAAAGTAATTAG
- the tyrS gene encoding tyrosine--tRNA ligase: MASVLDELLERGYIKQFTHEAETRELLEKEKITFYIGFDPTADSLHVGHFIAMMFMAHMQRAGHRPIALLGGGTAMVGDPSGKTDMRKMLTKEEIQHNVDSIKKQMERFIDFSDDKAILVNNADWLLDLNYVDFLREVGVHFSVNRMLSAECFKQRLEKGLSFLEFNYMLMQGYDFYVLNDKYNCKMELGGDDQWSNMIAGVELVRRKSQTQAMAMTCSLLTNSQGQKMGKTVGGALWLDPNKVSSFDFYQYWRNVDDADVEKCLSLLTFVPMDEVKRLSNLEGAAINEAKTVLAYEVTKLVHGEEEATKAKTAAEALFAGGVDMSNVPTVKLSKDTIGKTILDIMAENKIVPSKSEGRRLIQQGGLSLNGVKVTEISRTLKESDLDGGSALIKRGKKNYNKIVIE, translated from the coding sequence ATGGCTAGTGTTTTAGATGAGTTATTAGAACGTGGATACATAAAGCAATTTACTCATGAAGCAGAAACAAGAGAATTGCTAGAAAAGGAGAAAATAACTTTTTATATAGGCTTTGACCCAACAGCAGATAGTTTACATGTTGGACACTTTATAGCAATGATGTTTATGGCACATATGCAAAGAGCTGGTCATAGACCAATAGCATTACTTGGTGGTGGAACTGCTATGGTAGGAGATCCAAGTGGTAAAACTGATATGAGAAAAATGCTTACTAAGGAAGAAATTCAACATAATGTTGATTCAATAAAGAAGCAAATGGAAAGATTTATAGACTTTTCAGATGATAAGGCTATATTAGTAAATAATGCAGATTGGTTACTAGATTTAAATTATGTAGATTTCTTAAGAGAAGTTGGAGTACATTTTTCAGTAAATAGAATGCTTTCAGCTGAATGTTTTAAGCAAAGATTAGAAAAGGGACTTTCATTTTTAGAATTTAACTATATGTTAATGCAAGGATATGATTTCTATGTATTAAATGATAAATATAACTGTAAAATGGAATTAGGTGGAGATGATCAATGGTCTAACATGATTGCAGGAGTTGAGTTAGTTAGAAGAAAATCACAAACTCAAGCAATGGCTATGACTTGTTCATTATTAACTAATAGTCAAGGTCAAAAAATGGGGAAAACAGTTGGAGGAGCATTATGGCTTGATCCAAATAAAGTATCGTCATTTGACTTTTATCAATACTGGAGAAATGTTGATGATGCAGATGTTGAAAAATGCTTATCATTATTAACATTTGTTCCAATGGATGAAGTTAAAAGATTATCAAATTTAGAAGGTGCAGCTATAAATGAGGCTAAGACAGTTCTTGCATATGAAGTAACTAAATTAGTCCATGGAGAAGAAGAGGCTACTAAAGCTAAAACAGCAGCAGAGGCATTATTTGCTGGTGGAGTAGATATGAGTAATGTACCAACAGTTAAATTAAGTAAAGATACAATAGGAAAAACTATATTAGATATAATGGCTGAAAATAAAATAGTACCATCAAAGTCTGAAGGTAGAAGATTAATTCAACAAGGCGGATTATCATTAAATGGTGTTAAGGTTACAGAAATATCAAGAACTCTTAAAGAGTCAGATTTAGATGGTGGTTCAGCTTTAATCAAAAGAGGAAAGAAAAACTATAATAAAATAGTAATAGAGTAA
- a CDS encoding response regulator transcription factor, whose amino-acid sequence MNNKILVIEDDTFINDILSTSLKTEGYIIKSAFTAKEAKDLLESFTPDLTLLDVNLPDESGFDLCKFINLSYSIPIIMLTARTDVVDKVLGLELGADDYITKPFHIKEVLTRIKIALRRVEKYKNNSDISYTNLNSHIKINYNSRLVLKDDIEIPLKPKEYELLEFLSQNRNRVFSREELLDNVWEFTYEGDTRTIDIHVRRLRSKLDVSTEKSIIETVFGVGYVIRSYYENKI is encoded by the coding sequence ATGAATAATAAAATACTTGTAATTGAAGATGATACTTTTATAAACGATATACTATCTACCTCTTTAAAAACAGAAGGTTATATTATTAAAAGTGCTTTTACAGCTAAAGAAGCTAAAGATTTATTAGAGTCTTTTACCCCTGATCTTACTTTATTAGATGTAAATTTACCTGATGAAAGTGGTTTTGATTTATGTAAATTTATTAACCTATCTTATAGTATTCCTATTATTATGTTAACTGCTAGAACAGACGTAGTTGATAAAGTTTTAGGTCTAGAACTTGGAGCTGACGATTATATAACTAAACCATTTCATATAAAAGAGGTTTTAACAAGAATAAAAATTGCTTTAAGAAGAGTAGAAAAATATAAAAATAACTCAGATATTTCATATACTAATTTAAATTCACATATAAAAATTAATTATAATAGTAGATTAGTTTTAAAAGATGATATAGAAATTCCCCTTAAACCTAAAGAATATGAACTATTAGAGTTTCTATCTCAAAATAGAAATAGAGTATTCTCTAGAGAAGAACTTTTAGATAACGTATGGGAATTCACATACGAAGGAGATACTAGAACTATAGATATACATGTTAGACGTTTAAGAAGTAAACTAGATGTATCTACTGAAAAATCTATTATAGAAACTGTTTTTGGCGTTGGATATGTCATAAGGAGTTACTATGAAAATAAAATTTAA